A DNA window from Serratia sarumanii contains the following coding sequences:
- a CDS encoding DEAD/DEAH box helicase family protein: MAKKPKSVGSEKLLFNKLRQFDEPGLFHDNYQTPDYIQANLKDALRPYQHGALRYLHYTQRRQEEALLHYRHLLFHMATGAGKTMVMAGTILYLFKEYGYQNFIFFVHTDAIIQKTRENLLNPQSPKYLFSQELEIDGEKITIAPVETFPSAPESNTIYLKLSTIHKMHDELNSYRENSITYEDLKEIPLVLLGDEAHHFNAGTKAKGKSKTSPENEEQTWERTIENVLALRPDNRLFEFTATIDLANKDIGNKYRDRVVYQYDLKQFMSDGYSKKVMLLEANQNDGDKMLDAVLLSQYRKLVAADNGITGFKPVILFKSNKITISKAKQEAFSQLIAAMTPESVRRHLANKKVQLSSETSIWHKVIQRYAGSDLVTVIGQIQEDFNDFNLLNVNKSDLLEENPVLLNTLEEVDNPVRAVFAVAKVNEGWDVLNLYDIVRISEQASSSKTGTDSEAQLIGRGARYFPFVYDGKRSFTRRFDNSAKDLNVLEQLHYHTINEPAYIKTLHASLEQADIDVHQDGGGTIEHARLKEDFKKSAVYQSGKLYFNEVEEIESSSRNWESYSLETRFEIPYQTAGEESLDNLTGATAGITKPEPLVLDERFYRKAMQRISFYALDNLQRFFPKLTGIREFIRSDAFLGKLKITVTVPQSLDFSTVPAKEKLQLLETVLLRISENVRRNDQKVKGTYRFISQPVKEVIKDYSLHIDPSVIINQKITAAPTIGKRWYVYDNAILNQLEHRLVKTLEGFMPKLRARYDDIYVLRNDEQSTRFKLTEFGGVRGFMPDFIMILTRHADNAYWQVFLEPKGDDRLLDDAWKERMLETLNDRERIVIDENEDVRLVGIKFFANSQMDAFVSDMQNRLNEGESLETASLSLPL, from the coding sequence ATGGCGAAGAAACCGAAGTCAGTTGGCAGCGAGAAGCTGCTGTTTAACAAGCTCAGACAGTTCGATGAGCCGGGGCTGTTTCACGATAACTACCAGACGCCGGACTACATTCAGGCGAACCTGAAGGATGCCCTGCGCCCGTACCAGCACGGGGCGCTGCGCTACCTGCATTACACGCAGCGCAGGCAGGAAGAGGCGCTTCTGCATTACCGGCATCTGCTGTTTCACATGGCAACCGGTGCAGGGAAAACGATGGTGATGGCGGGGACGATACTCTATCTGTTTAAAGAGTACGGGTATCAGAACTTCATCTTCTTCGTGCATACCGACGCGATTATCCAGAAAACCCGCGAGAACCTGCTCAACCCGCAGTCGCCGAAGTACCTGTTCAGTCAGGAACTGGAAATCGACGGGGAGAAAATCACCATCGCACCGGTGGAGACGTTCCCATCTGCGCCTGAGAGCAACACGATTTACCTCAAGCTCTCAACCATCCATAAGATGCACGACGAGCTGAACAGCTATCGTGAGAACAGCATCACTTACGAGGATTTGAAGGAAATCCCGCTCGTGCTGCTCGGTGACGAGGCGCATCACTTCAACGCCGGCACCAAAGCGAAAGGCAAGTCAAAGACCTCACCGGAAAACGAGGAGCAGACCTGGGAGCGCACGATTGAGAACGTTCTCGCTCTGCGGCCGGATAACCGCCTGTTCGAGTTTACCGCCACCATTGACCTGGCGAATAAAGATATCGGGAATAAATACCGTGACAGAGTGGTGTATCAGTATGACCTGAAACAGTTCATGTCAGACGGTTACTCGAAAAAGGTCATGCTGCTGGAAGCGAATCAGAACGACGGCGACAAGATGCTCGATGCCGTGCTGTTAAGCCAGTACCGCAAACTGGTGGCGGCGGATAACGGCATCACCGGCTTCAAACCGGTTATTCTGTTCAAGTCGAACAAGATTACGATATCGAAGGCAAAGCAGGAGGCGTTTTCGCAACTGATTGCGGCAATGACGCCTGAGAGCGTCAGACGCCATCTGGCGAATAAAAAAGTTCAGCTCAGCTCTGAAACCAGTATCTGGCATAAAGTGATTCAGCGTTACGCTGGCAGCGATTTAGTGACGGTTATCGGGCAGATCCAGGAGGACTTCAACGACTTCAACCTGCTTAATGTGAATAAGTCAGACCTGCTGGAAGAAAACCCCGTTCTGCTGAACACGCTGGAAGAAGTCGATAATCCGGTGAGAGCCGTCTTCGCCGTGGCGAAGGTCAACGAAGGTTGGGACGTCCTCAACCTCTACGATATCGTCCGCATCAGCGAGCAGGCGAGCAGCAGCAAAACCGGCACGGACAGCGAGGCACAGCTTATCGGTCGCGGTGCACGTTACTTCCCGTTCGTGTATGACGGCAAGCGGAGCTTCACCCGCCGGTTTGATAACAGCGCGAAGGATTTGAACGTGCTGGAACAGCTGCACTACCACACCATCAATGAGCCGGCATACATCAAAACGCTGCACGCCTCCCTTGAGCAGGCGGACATTGACGTTCATCAGGACGGCGGCGGTACGATTGAGCACGCCAGACTGAAAGAGGATTTTAAAAAGTCCGCCGTGTATCAGAGCGGGAAGCTGTACTTCAACGAAGTGGAAGAGATTGAGAGCAGCAGCCGCAACTGGGAAAGCTACTCGCTGGAAACGCGCTTTGAGATACCGTATCAGACCGCCGGTGAGGAGTCGCTGGACAACCTGACGGGCGCAACAGCTGGCATAACAAAACCGGAACCCCTGGTACTGGACGAGCGTTTTTACCGTAAGGCGATGCAGAGGATCAGCTTCTACGCGCTGGATAACCTGCAACGCTTCTTCCCGAAACTGACCGGCATCCGCGAGTTCATCCGTAGTGACGCCTTCCTGGGAAAACTGAAAATCACCGTCACCGTACCGCAGTCACTGGATTTTTCCACCGTACCGGCAAAAGAGAAACTGCAACTGCTGGAAACCGTTCTGCTGCGTATCTCAGAGAACGTGCGCCGTAATGACCAGAAGGTGAAAGGCACGTACCGCTTTATCAGCCAGCCAGTGAAAGAGGTGATTAAAGACTACAGCCTGCACATTGACCCGTCGGTCATTATTAACCAGAAAATCACCGCCGCACCCACCATCGGTAAAAGATGGTACGTGTACGATAACGCGATACTGAATCAGCTTGAGCACCGTCTGGTGAAAACGCTGGAAGGTTTTATGCCGAAGCTCAGAGCACGTTACGACGATATTTACGTGCTGCGTAACGACGAGCAGTCAACGCGCTTTAAGCTCACGGAGTTCGGCGGCGTGCGCGGCTTTATGCCGGACTTCATCATGATACTGACGCGCCATGCGGATAATGCTTACTGGCAGGTCTTCCTTGAGCCGAAAGGGGATGACCGTCTGCTGGATGACGCATGGAAAGAGCGGATGCTCGAAACCCTGAATGACAGGGAGCGCATTGTGATTGATGAAAATGAGGACGTCAGGCTGGTCGGAATTAAATTCTTTGCCAACAGTCAGATGGACGCCTTCGTCAGCGACATGCAAAACCGGCTGAATGAGGGCGAATCGCTGGAAACCGCTTCGCTCTCCCTGCCGCTGTAA